The proteins below are encoded in one region of Deltaproteobacteria bacterium:
- a CDS encoding cyclic nucleotide-binding domain-containing protein, with amino-acid sequence MAELQLKQSELFKKVVPEGLKILAPLARLETYAPGSIIFSQNTLAEKLFLLDHGVVALKTSLADGLEITYEMITKKGDPFGWSALVEPFQLTATAICLEKTQVIAFQQKELDRIFQQHPDLGFTVMKNLCVLIARR; translated from the coding sequence ATGGCCGAATTGCAATTGAAACAAAGTGAGCTGTTTAAAAAAGTGGTTCCCGAGGGGTTAAAAATTCTCGCCCCTTTAGCCCGACTGGAGACCTATGCCCCGGGAAGTATCATCTTTTCTCAAAACACCTTGGCGGAAAAACTCTTTCTTCTGGATCATGGGGTGGTGGCCTTGAAGACCTCGCTGGCCGATGGGTTGGAAATTACCTATGAAATGATAACCAAAAAGGGAGACCCCTTCGGCTGGTCGGCCCTGGTTGAACCCTTTCAGCTCACGGCCACGGCCATCTGTCTGGAAAAAACTCAGGTTATCGCCTTTCAACAAAAGGAGTTGGATCGGATTTTCCAACAACATCCGGACCTGGGTTTCACGGTCATGAAAAACTTATGTGTCCTCATCGCCAGGCGG